The following DNA comes from Bdellovibrionales bacterium.
ATTCGTGAATCCATTGGAGTGCCCATTAAGTTTTTTGGCGTGGGCGAAAAACAAACGGCACTTGAAGTTTTCCACCCCGATCGCCTCGCATCGCGGATCCTAGACATGGGTGACATCGTGACTCTTGTCGAGAAAGCTCAGGAAGTCATCGATGAGAAGTCAGCGATGGACTCCGCTCAAAAGATGATGAAGGGCGAGTTCACCATTGAGGACTTTTTGACTCAGATGCGCCAAATTAAAAAACTGGGAAGTATGGAAGGAATATTGAAGATGATCCCCGGCATGGGACAGTTGACGAAGCAAATGCAGTCGATGACTCCTCCCGATGAAGAACTTAAAAAAATGGAAGCCATCATTTGTTCAATGACCCCTCAAGAGCGCAAAGATCACCGTATTATTAATGGTTCCAGAGTGGTGAGAATTGCGAAGGGAAGTGGCAATAAAGTTCAGGATGTGAACAAATTCCTTAAAAAATTCGAGGCCTCCCGGTCGATGATGTCCCAGCTCATGAAAATGGGTATGGGTGGTGGCGGAGGCTTCCCAGGAATGGGTGGAATGGGCGGGAAATTCCCGTTCTAGTCCGCTTTGGGAGCGAAACTTCCTGTATTGTCCGATATTTAGGACGACTGGCCCCCATTAATTTTCTAAGATTTCTCTTGATGACCACGATCAAATCCGATAAACCATCGGTCTTAGCAAAGGTGAGGATATTAAATGGTTGTTATCAGATTAGCTCGTTTCGGTGCAAAAAAAGTTCCTAAGTACAGAATCATGGTTGCCGATTCACGTCGCCCTAGAAACGGAAAATTCATTGAAAATATTGGTTATTATAATCCAAACCCATCTGGTCAGGATAAGAAACTTGTTCTTGATCTTGATAAAGCAAAAGCTTGGGTAGCTAAAGGAGCTCAACCTTCTGATCGCGTGCAAACGCTGATCAAATTGGCTGAGACCGGAAAATAATTCCACAATTCAGTTGCAAAAGCTTTTTACCTATTAATAAAGTAATTATCAGGACAGGAAATAAGGAGAGAAAATGGGGCACGATCCATCTAGCTTGAAAGATTTGGTTGATTTCATGGCTCGATCGTTAGTCGATTTTCCAGAAAAAGTCAGTGTTCAGGAAGTTTCTGGAGAACAAACGACAGTGGTTGAGTTATCGGTCGCTAAAGAAGATCTTGGAAAAGTCATCGGAAAACAAGGTCGCACCGCTAAGTCCATGAGAACCATCTTGAATGCCGCGAGCACTAAGCTCAACAAGCGAAGCGTTCTCGAAATCATGGAGTAACGGAATTTAGTCACCCTACATAGAAATAAGTCGAAGGCGCTCGCGAAGCGCCTTTTTTTTCGAAGGGGCTCTAAAAGCTCCTTTATTTTATTTATACCCGCGCTTTTTTTCATAATCTCACCCAGAAAGCTGCTTTTCTCCCTAAAAACTCGTATAGCTACAGGCGTATGTCGGAACAAATACCTAAAAATTTAAAGCCCGTTGGACGAATTCACTCCACACAGGGGTTGCGCGGAGAGGTTTTTGTGATCTTCTCGATCAATCCCGAGCACTGGCTCGATCGTGCCGAACGCCTTTACCTCGGTAAAAACGATCAAGCCAAGCCCGAACGCGCCCTAGAAGTGGTTCGATTTCGCCCTCATTCCAAACAAGGACTGAATGGTTGGGCTGTTCTTTTTAAAGACATTCCCGATAAAAATCATTCGGATTTGATCGTGAAACAAACTCTTTTTGCCGACCCCGAGCTTTTTGTTTCGGCGGAAGGTGAGAATGTTTTCCTCAGTGAGCTTTTGGATTTTATAGTGGTCGACAAAACTCTCGGGGAGGTCGGTCCGGTGATTGATTTTGCCAACAATGGCGGTCAAGACTTACTGATTGTTCTTAAGGACGAGGAAGAATACCAAGTTCCCCTCGTGAAGTCTTTTATCGAGAAAGTCGATTTTAAAAATAATAAAATATTTATGGACCTCCCCGAAGGACTCTTCGAGTGAAGTTTAATATCATCACTGTGATGCCAGAGCTGATGATGCAGACCCTGCAATGGGGTGTGGTCGGTCGCGCCCTAGAAAAAAATATTTTTTCCGTGAATGTGATAAATCCTCGACAGTTTACGAGTAACGTCCATAAGACCATCGATGACACTCCTTTTGGGGGTGGCGATGGAATGATCATGCTTTATGAACCTTTGGCGCAGGCGGTGGAGTCGGTCGAGGGCTTCGAAAAAATTCCTAAGTATTTTATGTCACCCACGGGAAAAAAACTCGATGAGAAATGGGTTCAAGACATCTCCAATCAAAAAGAAATCATAATCTTAAGTGGTCGCTACGGCGGCGTCGATCAGCGCCTCCTTCATAAGTATAATTTCATATCGATCTCCATCGGAGATTACGTGGTGAGTGGGGGAGAGTTGCCGGCGGGAATTCTTATCGATGCCGTCGCCAGAAAGCTCCCAGGGGTTCTTGGTAACTCGGAATCGTCCTCCTCGGATAGCTTCTCTAAAAACGGAATGTTCGAAGCTCCTTCGTTTACCAAGCCTCGCGAAAATGCCGGAGGAAAAGTCCCCGATGTTCTCACGGGTGGAGATCATAGAAAGATTATCGAATTTCGTGAGCAAGTGGGCCTAGCTTTGACTCTCAAATGGCGACCCGATCTGGTTCCAACGCTCTCCAAGAATGACATTCAAAGATTAAAGAACTATCTCTCCACTTACGATGCGGAAACATTACAGCTTTTAGGGCTGGATCGCGAATTTGTAGAAAGGCTCCATTAGATGTCCACCCACGAAAAAGCTCCCTTAAGACAGGTGGCTGTCGGCCTAGTGCATTACCCCATTTTGGATAAAGCGGGGGATGTGGTCGCCACAAATATCACCAATTTTGACATTCACGATATTGCCCGCGCTTGCCGGGTTTACGGGATAGAAAATTATTTCATCATCCATCCGAATCGCGAGCAGCTGATGTTCGTGTCGCGCGTTTTAGACCATTGGAGAACCGGGCCCGGTGCCCATCTCAATCCCAAGCGCAAAACCGCTCTAGGACCAGTAAAGACGGCCGAAAGCATCGAGGATGCCCTTAGACAATGGGGTCACGAGGACGTGGAAGTGGTTGCCACCCACGCCCGCGAAAAGGCGGATATGCCCAAGGCGACCTTTCAGGAATTGCGGCAAAATATCGGGAATAAGCCTCATTTTATCGTATTTGGCACCGGCTTTGGATTGGCTCCAGACGCCTTTAATCAGTGCACATTGCTCCTGGAACCGATCCGCGGAACACCCCCTGAGGATTATCGGCATTTATCCGTTCGATCTGCCGTAAGTATCTGTCTTGACCGGCTATTGGGTGCATGGTAACTAGTTCCCTCTTGACTGAAATATTAGGAGTTTTCGATGCTTGATCTCGTGCAGCAGACAGTAAAAAGTTTCAACAAAACAAAAGGCAA
Coding sequences within:
- the rimM gene encoding ribosome maturation factor RimM (Essential for efficient processing of 16S rRNA), yielding MSEQIPKNLKPVGRIHSTQGLRGEVFVIFSINPEHWLDRAERLYLGKNDQAKPERALEVVRFRPHSKQGLNGWAVLFKDIPDKNHSDLIVKQTLFADPELFVSAEGENVFLSELLDFIVVDKTLGEVGPVIDFANNGGQDLLIVLKDEEEYQVPLVKSFIEKVDFKNNKIFMDLPEGLFE
- a CDS encoding KH domain-containing protein — protein: MGHDPSSLKDLVDFMARSLVDFPEKVSVQEVSGEQTTVVELSVAKEDLGKVIGKQGRTAKSMRTILNAASTKLNKRSVLEIME
- the rpsP gene encoding 30S ribosomal protein S16; translated protein: MVVIRLARFGAKKVPKYRIMVADSRRPRNGKFIENIGYYNPNPSGQDKKLVLDLDKAKAWVAKGAQPSDRVQTLIKLAETGK
- the trmD gene encoding tRNA (guanosine(37)-N1)-methyltransferase TrmD → MKFNIITVMPELMMQTLQWGVVGRALEKNIFSVNVINPRQFTSNVHKTIDDTPFGGGDGMIMLYEPLAQAVESVEGFEKIPKYFMSPTGKKLDEKWVQDISNQKEIIILSGRYGGVDQRLLHKYNFISISIGDYVVSGGELPAGILIDAVARKLPGVLGNSESSSSDSFSKNGMFEAPSFTKPRENAGGKVPDVLTGGDHRKIIEFREQVGLALTLKWRPDLVPTLSKNDIQRLKNYLSTYDAETLQLLGLDREFVERLH
- a CDS encoding RNA methyltransferase — protein: MSTHEKAPLRQVAVGLVHYPILDKAGDVVATNITNFDIHDIARACRVYGIENYFIIHPNREQLMFVSRVLDHWRTGPGAHLNPKRKTALGPVKTAESIEDALRQWGHEDVEVVATHAREKADMPKATFQELRQNIGNKPHFIVFGTGFGLAPDAFNQCTLLLEPIRGTPPEDYRHLSVRSAVSICLDRLLGAW